AAacatctgcacttcctgttgCCCTGTAGCAATTAAGAAATATGCTCATGTGGGAAGAGGAGCATCTGGTCCTCCCGTCAGCAGCCATGATGCTCCACTCAGGCGTTGTTGATGATAATGAGAGCAGGACTAGCTGTCTGCTGACTCGTCTCACACATGACGCCCTGCTCGGCCGGCTTGGCGAAAACTCGCGGCGTGTTTAGGTTGTAGACTCCCGCCTGGAGGAAACAGGCTCGCAGAGTCAGGCACAGCACCTCCTGAGGCTTCAGCTGCAGCTTGTACTGGCTCTGACCCACCCAGGTGAATGAGCTGTGGACCTCCAGAGACTCTGGGCTGAAAGAGGAATCAATGGATGGAGAGTTTAGTAAATATATTTACTTTAAACTGGACTATTGAAAGTTAAAGTTATTTAGGTCAGCTGCAAATCTATTTGAACAGGAAGGGGGACCAGatgcatctgccagagcaaataaaacatgagcttgcagATTTGTCAGGTCCCCAGGCTAACTTAAGGTAATTTTCTCCCTCAGCTAACCACACTCAGTGCCCCACAATGACAATGCAAAAACAGGAttgaagaattttttttttttgcaaatttattaaaacaaaaactgaaatatcacaaCCTCTGAAAAAAAGTGAGGGGCTCAATTTCCTGTATACACAGACAGCCAAACACACATCATCTGTTGAGAAACTTACCTGCTGCTTTTGTGTCTTAGGTCAATGACGACATCCACTTGAGCCAAAGAGCAGTTGGACAGAGTCAGAGTGACCGGCACCACACAGAgactgcagacagagaggaaagcaGCTTAACTAACCAGTTCTTCAAAGAGCTTACTGAGGTTATCTTTATCTCTGCTAATAACTTCATTCAGATGCAAGTCAGGAGCAGACAAAATGGTGGTTTAGAAAGTAGCTGGGATTTAATAGGAGAAACACACTAATATTCTTCAGGTATGAAACTTTTGGCAGGAGAAGCTGCAGTGCATGAGAGAACTGCTCCACATAATCATTTCAGATCTGCTGCATGTACCTCTATATATGTCTGAGTGACGTAATAACTGAGTGTCTATCTCTGATATCAAGGTGTTCACACACGTCTACCTGCCAGAGCTTCACCTGCCTGAACGCTGAGAGCTCAAATGGTCCAGAGAGCTTCATGCTGCCAGTTAACCAGCTGAGCTGCACAATACTGTGTACCCCTGGTTATAATACACGTTCACAGACACAGCTTAGACTTCACATCCCACGTATGAAAAGTGAACTAGGAAAGACTGCCTTCAGTTTTTATGCCCCTGACAGATGGAATAGACACCAGGAGTCACTTAAATTAGATAATCTGGTTTCCATCGAGTCCTTCAAGGTGCTACTTGATGAGGCTTTACTTAGAGATCAGTCTTGCTCCTGTTATTTTTAGTCTTGTCTGTATCTactatgtttagttttttttcacttttacgTTGTAAagactgtattttttttgtattctgtACTCTCATGTTTATGTACCTTGTAATTTTGTAattgtgtgtgttatgtattgCATGCAAGGCGTCCTTGAAAAAGAGAGCTCGCTCTCAATGGACCTCCCTGttgaaataaaggttaaatgaaaaATAGACCTCTGGCAAAGCTATGGAGGACAGTCCTCATTCTTGACCCCACACTACAATAGGTACTGTCCATTCATCCTATAGATTTCGTGGGATGTTCTTAAGTCCTCTTCACAGAAAAAGTCTAACTTGAACCTCTGAACGTAGCATCCCTATAACCAGTCATGCCAGGTTTAAAAGTTCTGGCACACATGTGTAAAGAAATGTACCACCTAACCTGTGGTGGCGTTACCCATCAGGTCAGCCGGAAGGTGTGCGAGCATCAGTAGCAATATTATGTCTAAGAAAGTGTTGAGAATCTCTATCACAATCTCTATCTCTATTTTCCccctttactgtgtgtgtgtgtttgtgtgtctcacctATTCTGGACAAAGGGATGTGTGTAGGTCTCGGGGTAGTGCAGGTTGGTTTTGATGAGTTGCGACAGCTCTGCGGAGGGCAGGGCGACTGGAGTAGGTAGTTCTGATTTAAACTTGAGCAGCACCATCTCCTGAGATTCCTGCACAAaagtgcacagacacacacacagttagagCACACAGCAGCTCTTTTTATGGCCTCATCCAATCAGTTTTCAAAATGAAATTCTACTGAGACATGAAGCATCACATTAGAGAAAGACAGTAAGACAGTAAAATTATATTATCTTACCATTAAAGCATGTTCACTGAGTTACAGAGAGGGTGGggttgattgtgtgtgtgtgtgtgtgtgtgtgtgtgtgtgtgtgtgtttactgtaccTCTTTGGGAGTCAGAGAACTGGCCTCTTTGCCGATGGTCTGCAGCGCCACATGGAGCTGGCCCTCTAGGATCAGCTGTTTGTTGTCCTCCACCACATAGGCCTGTAACGACACACACATTACATACTAGAAACTCAAGCACTGATGGTCAGTTTAGAGTTTTATTAAAGTTTTTATAGCTgtgaacaaattaaaaaaacctaGTTGATCTGTGAAATAGTCACAGCGGCCCTAtttctgtgatgtcacacactGGTTGGCAGGATGTTCACGGAAATTAATTTCAGATTTGACATCGTGGATAAATTCCTCATAGACCATGATTTTGAAAATCACCACCTTTGCTTGGTTTACCAAATATGAACAGAATGATAAATATGACAGTATTTAGAGGTGTTGGCATGACTCAGGGGTGAATATTAAGAAGGCGTTGGTGCCACTCTATGACAAAACTCTTCACATTGTGTTCCTGGTGATGTTACAGTGTTAGCATACTCAAAACATATCAGTGCTAATTATGAAAATGGGAATAGGAGCAGCTAAAACTTCCACTGTTGCTTGTATGaacactgtaaataaaacattctGTTTTGATAAATTATGAGTCATATTCATTTTTATGGGTTGATCCACCTGTCTTGTTCGTGGTCTATACCACAACGTCTACGATAAGGAAGGAAGTCCATTATCATCAGGCTCTCTTTAACTTATCTGGCTTCACTAAACCTGACACTGTGTCATCTGGCTCTGCCATACGTACCTTCCAGATGACGATTATGTTGAGGTCCAGCTCATTACACTTCTTGACgatgtcagtgatgtcagaggCTCTGTCCTCAGTGGGGACAGAGCCCTGACTCTTGTTGCTGGATGATGTCCTGGACGAGGCCCCATCCCCTCGCTGATACTCCGAGGTCCGACAGCCACGGAAGAAGAAATCTCCACAAGGGGTGGAGGAACTGATGATCTGTACGGATACAAGAGTGAGAGGTGAGGGGAAGACACGGAACATGGAGAAAACTCAGAgatgtcaagtgaatgcaaccACTATGACTTCTATACCAGCTATCATCCCCTACCTGGCGAACacagtgaagcatttagcagctaaagagagaGAATATTGGACTAACATTCaggtaaacataaacatgaatgCAATGATagctaatgttgctccatgtctAGTTGATGTGTTTATAAACAGCTGTTTGCTAACATACAAAGTAGCCAAAAAATCTGTTACTAGGTACAGTACACCACATGTATATCTACAGAGACGTGAAGGAAACACTACACTAAACTGAATTACATGTAACTTTAATTTTCTTTGGTTAAGTATCAAACACCAGAGGTATCCACAGAGACAAAGTGAAATCGGCCCTGTGTCCAATAACTGAGCTCCAAAGGACCAGATGACAAATTGCAACAAACTGTAACTAAGTATCAACATGAGAGCACACATTCAGTCTGACAAATTAAACAGACATCTgcattttgcttttaatttaCCCTTTCATTTCCCAGATTCAGGTCTGCAAAGGTGAATTTCTCTACAGCAGCCGAGGTAGCTAGACACAGATAAAACAGGCAAGTCAGTGTTAATTCAAACCGTAAATCTAATCAAAACAGATTGATGGTATTTGGTTTCTTATATGAAATACCTTGGGGGGGCTTGCATCGTGTGGCCCTGAAACACAGCTTGGCTCTTTCTCTGCTGGTGAGTTTACAGTCTGGAGGGAAGAgggcagacagagagaagctgtgaTGACACGGACATCAAACAGGCGCTGTGCTTTTAGGAGTAAGtccatgttttgtttgtaaatgtgCACGCATGAGGACATGCACACAGACTGCCTGTGTTACACTTTATTTTACCATAATCACTGAACAGCTCCACTGCAGCATCCTGGGGGTAAAGTGCCTCGCTCATGGGGAGTTCACTCACAGTATATACAAAGTAAAGAATAAAAGCACAAACTGAAGCACAGATGACACACACCTTTATCCTTGGCTGGGTTGATACACTTGTGGAGGCGCCAGTGTTGACTGCTGCTGGACACCTGGACGATGTGGAACTCACGCACGCCAGCTTCACTCTGAAAGCACAGACGCAAAAAGTTTGAGCAGCGATATGCTGTTTGACATGACAGCTAAAAGCtgcatactgtaaatgtgtaCTGCAGGCATGCTGTGTATCTCACCGTATTAATGTTCTCCACATCAATAAAGACCAGCGTCCCACCGCTGCCTTTGTCATCCATACTGTGATGTGGAGGAACACTGCTGCGGCAGGCTGATGCCTGCACACTCAGGGAGCGACTGGCACAGATAAACACTGTGTGACGCAACACCCGGTGACTTCACatgaagagagaagaggagaagaaagagatgATAAAGACTGGCTGTCTACACATTAAGGTTAGTGCAGTGTCTGTGAGGAGACCTCAGTTTACAGCCATTATATCAATAATACACTGATACCAGCAGCACCCAGTTCTTTGACTGTGTGAATGAATCTGAGCACAAGATGAGACACAGATTAAGTTCCTTTATGTTGTTAATCAGTGCTTTGCACCTATAAATATTATTCAAGCCAATCAACTTTCCCTCAGTTTTACCTGATTTTGAGTCCTTTCTCTGTGCTCTCATAGTAGAACAGGAAGTTGATTTCATGGACTCCCTCCTGGTCTGGTCCTCTGAGCCAGAGAGGCAGCTGAGTGGACTCCCCGGGTTGCAATGTGCTGCCATTTATCGGGATCTCTATCACACCGGACGGCTGGCTGAAATCCTCCGCTGACACCAACATCTCAGTTGCCACCGAGCCTGGCTGCCGGGGTGTGGCCAAGGTTTTATAGGCCGAGCAATTTTCAGCTGAGGTCGGGCTGAGCGGCGTGAGGGGAGTGGTGGTCTGGCTGCCAAAGGTGAAGAAGTGTGGGTGTGTGGACGCCACTCGAAGCCCACACAAAGCAACACCACTGACGTTACAGAACTCAACGTAGGCTTTCCTGATCTCTCCGCATAGCAGAGCGGTGGGAAACTGCAGGAAGAagacctgacacacacacacacacacacacatattaataAACAGGCAGCATTGGCATAACTACATAGATTTATTTTTAGCATTTTGTTTTGGTGGCGTCACAGAAGAATCTGTGAGCCATCCAGAGGATTGAGTGGATGAGGATGTGACAAAATGGGAAAAACAAAATCTTGCTTTTAGAgctaaaatgtcttcatttgccatcatctgcacacactggcAGGTTTCCCATCAAATTTAGATCCAGTTCAAGACTCTTGCGATCCCTTTCAAAGCTCTGCATGGTCAGGTAGCTGTCTACATTAAAGATATACTGCAGCCCGACATCACCAGCAGGTCTCTGAAGTTTGTTGTTTGCTCTTCACTCCAGGCTTTGAACTACATAAGACGGAGCCTTTGAAGTTGTGTCTCCTAAACTTCAGAACCTTCTCACTGATTCGtggacacattttaaaaagcatccaGGCTGTTTAGACTTTCCTCTGTGTAGTTTTTacttatttcatgtatttcatttttttttcttattatcaTATATATTTACTCTGCTTATGTCTGTATTGTATGTCTACTGCTTTGTCTTTtgctgtgaagcactttgtgacatCTGTTATACAGCATACTACCTCCATACCTGCCATATTTCCTGTGGTTGGGCTTGTGCTGCTCATCAGCCAGACGACCGGCTTGCTGCATTTCTGGCTGACATTTAACTCACTTCAAGGTAGGGAAGGTAGGAAGTGATACATTTTGTGACATGCAGTGGTAGTTTTAATAGCAAACTATGATAGCTTGGTATTTTCATTTACATtgataaaaggaaaaataataattatagttAAAAGAATAGTTCATAACAGACATCATGGAAAACATGCTCATTCGCACTCCTGCCAAGAGTTGGATGAGAAGATGGATTCCACTCAAATCTGTGTGCTGAATATGAAACTGGAGCCAGGAGATGACTGGCTTTTACATGAGATCATTCTGGCTCGTCTTTCTTTGAGTCAACTGGCGTCACATCATCTCCCTTTCGTTTCCCAGGAACATTTAATGCCTCCTACCACATTAATATTTAGACATTATTTCTGTATTCTGAACACTTTTATGAGTAACATTTTGCATAGCCTAATAGTCAGtactaaataaatgtttttgaatAGTGATTACTAGATTAGTATTTCTTTTCTGATCTTGATGATCTCATAGATATCCCACTGCTGAACTGCACCTGTGAGAGATGCCATTAAAGGATGCATGTTTTAGTTTCTTCCAGCAGAACTAATCAGCAGTCAGATAAGTGAAACAGATTTCCTTGTTGTAACGTAGGTGAAGTGTGTACTGTCCAGTTGTATAATGTAGGACAACATTAGCAGTAAAGTGCAGTAATGACAGTATCAGTGCATACTAAATATTAAATGACTCAGACTGATAAGATCATGCTCAGGTCATTAGATGTGCCAGACTCTGTTCACATTGCAGAATGAGAGGAGATGAGTGTCTCTACAGTCAGTGAGTCTGGTACCTCCATTAGCGGCATGGGTGGTGTTATGATGGGATCCAGACGTCGATCCAGACCATGTCGAATCACCATCTTGTCCTCTTTGGTCTGGTTGAGTCGTGGGCCCCGGATCTTCAGGTCCTGTTTGCCACGGACCTCCATGAAATCCAACGTCTGCTGGCCTGTAGACAAGAGCAAATCCAAACATCAATGTTTGATCTGGATCCATGTAGGAAGCAAAACTACACATAAAGGACATATAAAACATATCTACTGACACTTAAATGAGTATGAACTGATACTAAAGCAGCCGACAATAATTAAAGCAAATATCAGCTGACGAGTCTGTGTGCCTGACCTTCAGTGCTGGGAGCCATCTCTCCAGAGGAGGCTGCAGCCAGGTTGTACACCACACCCACAATGTTCAGCTGGCCTGTTCTGTGTGGCAGCAGGCGGAGTCGAGCCTGAGGTCAGAGGTAACAGAGACTGTTAGCAGCACAATACGAGATGGTTGTACAGCCTGAAGTATCCCATGAGCCAAACAAGAAGCAGTCCAAGTTAACATTTGCTGgagattttcacagtaattTTAATgatctttatgcatttttactGCCAATGTGCCATATGTACACTGATGTATCAGTGCATGCACTAGATTTAATCCAGTTTTGCAGTGGCTTTCTGTAACTACACATTCCTACATGTCATGTTTACAAGAAACCTAGATCAGGGTAAGGGATTTAAGAAACCCGAATTGTCCTGCTTGATTTCTTCTCAAAAGCAAATGTTTTGGCTAGGTTATATGTATACATAATTTGGATTTTATGTGGCTTTTTACATGTGAACATGTGCAGGTCAAAGACTTCAGACAGGGAAAGTATTgctgaaaacagagcaaaaggGAGATCATTACATTTAGCGAGATGTTCTTATAATCAAAATAATTCCAAGGTCTTAAAATGGTCCTAAATCAGTCAGTTTCTACTGCTGAATGTTTGAATGCTGACACATTTGCTTTGTACTGACAAACTGTGCTGCCAAAACACGGCCTGTCCTCTCACTGCACCTTCAGCCCTTATAGTCCCAGTAAGACAGAAGTTGAAGCATCTTTGGCTTCTGTGCTGTGGCGAATTtcccagtgaaacagaatatttgAGCGGTGTACAGTTACAAGAGGGCTTTAAATCAAATCATTTGCATTTAATTGGAAAGCTGAGAAGTGGCTCATCACACGCACACCTCCCCCACTGTTGGATCAGGAGGAAGACgagggagagatgaatgaaTTAGAGCTCAGCCgcattgttttgaaaatgtatacAAAGGTTTGCCTACTGACATCCAAACACAAGTCTCATCCTATCTTTCTCCATATTGCTCTCTGCTAGTCTGCTTGTGGCTGCTATTCGCCCAAAGTCTTAATTTCATTGGATAAACTTTTGTTAATGTCCCTGAgtgcaggatgagtcatcaaaCAGGCGGCAGTGCACTGTACCACTCCCATTAAAATCAGTAAGCTGTGCTTCCAGAATAAGTTTAGCGTAGAAATGAAATCTGATTACTGACCTGCTGCATGTGAATAACTCAAACATATTCAGACATGGATGGACAAAATGACTGAACAGCATATCAGCTTATTTGACATGAAACTAATAAGATGGTTTCAGCGCTTACCGTTTTTGTCTCCTCTAAACCCATAAGAAACTCCGGGATGATCTCAGTGGTGACGATATCATCTTTCTGTGCCTTCTGTAGAAGGAAAGAGATATTGAGGAGCTCATGGAATGCTTAGCTTTGATTTTTATAGCATTCATGCATTAATCTGTGGCCATGTTGCCCACCCCTTGAGCCGGAGTCTCCTCATTGGTGATGACCTGTCCTGCCTTCTCTTCAGTCGTCTTCTCCTTCGATTGAGACGCACCATCAGCAGTAAACCTCCAGAGGAGTGAGAGGTTGGTCAGAGCCAGAGGAACCTTCAGAGGGTTCCTGAATGTCACCTCCACTATGATTGGCtctgcagagacagaaagagggctGTTAACTGACCCAGTAGCAGATAGTAATGGGATTGCTCATGATCTGATGATTTATACTATGGCAAAAGATATAAAATCTGTATGTTCAAACACCTTCGGGGTAGAGTAGTACTAAGTAATAGTCCATAGTACCATTTTAAATACAGTTCCACTGTCTGCCAAGGAGCTCTTACCCTCTGCCACAGCCAGTGGGTGGCGCAGGTTGTCTGTCTGGCTGTTCAAACAGCTCTGGGTGGGCTGGAAGTTTGCTGGGACCGTCCCTCTGTTGGCAGCAGCCACAAGCTGTTCCTCCAGTTGGCACCACATGGCTGCCAAATCCTGGTCATACTCCTGGTCCAGGGACACATGAGTGGCTGCCTGCTTTTCCCCTGCACACATCATGTAATTCATCAAACATTGTGATTTAGTTGTTCAATATAATATAAATGAAGGACTTCAGAACTGATTTTACATTGGAGCCTTCATAAACGATCAATTAACATGAGCAGGACAAACATAAAGGGGTGCATGTTTGAAAGAGGCTTAAGATAAACCATTACAGCTGG
This sequence is a window from Epinephelus lanceolatus isolate andai-2023 chromosome 6, ASM4190304v1, whole genome shotgun sequence. Protein-coding genes within it:
- the trappc8 gene encoding trafficking protein particle complex subunit 8 isoform X3 produces the protein MAQCVQSVQEFVQDSFVPMVAVLCSEEAERVTRKNNLNFAELLRPFCRLTSEGHIRDPNNQVQVVKNLRICVNNVVTSPNTASAAFSPAQRRLLNEVVLSCQPQEGAANNVITAGDYDLNFSATTPWFETYRENFLQSMPASDHEFLNHYLACLLVVSSTEAVPVDQFLKLSQEQHRIQHSGEYTNPKWFIPNTLKYYVLLHDMSEGGEQRADSVYEDMKQRYGHQGCYLLKMNSRTISAEEDEQIPDPWSQYLHRNNLQSQETLDDVAAAVNSAAVENNISAAEVDCQHSTEKEGASNSLDSHPLQLDTASSSGSLHALSTVNADLKKGARDSESQAGGAGSHGACLTLNDHDHIRQFIQEFTFRGLLPHIEKNIRQLNDQLVSRKGLSRSLFTATKKWFGGGKVPEKSISEPKSTFGLLYPPEAPELQIRKMADLCFLVQHYELAYSCYHTAKKDFLSDQAMLYAAGALEMAAVSAFLQAGAPRPYPAHYMDTAIQTYRDVCKNMVLAERCALLSAEILKSQAKYSEAATLLIKMTSEDSDLRSALLLEQAAHCFINMRNPMVRKFAFHMILAGHRFSKAGQRRHALRCYCQAMQVYKERGWSLAEDHINFTIGRQSFTLRQPENAVTAFRQILTNDSRQTATQQGAFLREYLYVYKSVVGGNEDSLPQLPLPCIHSSATRVYFGHERRLAEGEKQAATHVSLDQEYDQDLAAMWCQLEEQLVAAANRGTVPANFQPTQSCLNSQTDNLRHPLAVAEEPIIVEVTFRNPLKVPLALTNLSLLWRFTADGASQSKEKTTEEKAGQVITNEETPAQGKAQKDDIVTTEIIPEFLMGLEETKTARLRLLPHRTGQLNIVGVVYNLAAASSGEMAPSTEGQQTLDFMEVRGKQDLKIRGPRLNQTKEDKMVIRHGLDRRLDPIITPPMPLMEVFFLQFPTALLCGEIRKAYVEFCNVSGVALCGLRVASTHPHFFTFGSQTTTPLTPLSPTSAENCSAYKTLATPRQPGSVATEMLVSAEDFSQPSGVIEIPINGSTLQPGESTQLPLWLRGPDQEGVHEINFLFYYESTEKGLKISHRVLRHTVFICASRSLSVQASACRSSVPPHHSMDDKGSGGTLVFIDVENINTSEAGVREFHIVQVSSSSQHWRLHKCINPAKDKDCKLTSRERAKLCFRATRCKPPQATSAAVEKFTFADLNLGNERIISSSTPCGDFFFRGCRTSEYQRGDGASSRTSSSNKSQGSVPTEDRASDITDIVKKCNELDLNIIVIWKAYVVEDNKQLILEGQLHVALQTIGKEASSLTPKEESQEMVLLKFKSELPTPVALPSAELSQLIKTNLHYPETYTHPFVQNSLCVVPVTLTLSNCSLAQVDVVIDLRHKSSSPESLEVHSSFTWVGQSQYKLQLKPQEVLCLTLRACFLQAGVYNLNTPRVFAKPAEQGVMCETSQQTASPALIIINNA
- the trappc8 gene encoding trafficking protein particle complex subunit 8 isoform X2 → MAQCVQSVQEFVQDSFVPMVAVLCSEEAERVTRKNNLNFAELLRPFCRLTSEGHIRDPNNQVQVVKNLRICVNNVVTSPNTASAAFSPAQRRLLNEVVLSCQPQEGAANNVITAGDYDLNFSDNSLKASTPWYSAWRETLLEISTSKHYTATTPWFETYRENFLQSMPASDHEFLNHYLACLLVVSSTEAVPVDQFLKLSQEQHRIQHSGEYTNPKWFIPNTLKYYVLLHDMSEGGEQRADSVYEDMKQRYGHQGCYLLKMNSRTISAEEDEQIPDPWSQYLHRNNLQSQETLDDVAAAVNSAAVENNISAAEVDCQHSTEKGASNSLDSHPLQLDTASSSGSLHALSTVNADLKKGARDSESQAGGAGSHGACLTLNDHDHIRQFIQEFTFRGLLPHIEKNIRQLNDQLVSRKGLSRSLFTATKKWFGGGKVPEKSISEPKSTFGLLYPPEAPELQIRKMADLCFLVQHYELAYSCYHTAKKDFLSDQAMLYAAGALEMAAVSAFLQAGAPRPYPAHYMDTAIQTYRDVCKNMVLAERCALLSAEILKSQAKYSEAATLLIKMTSEDSDLRSALLLEQAAHCFINMRNPMVRKFAFHMILAGHRFSKAGQRRHALRCYCQAMQVYKERGWSLAEDHINFTIGRQSFTLRQPENAVTAFRQILTNDSRQTATQQGAFLREYLYVYKSVVGGNEDSLPQLPLPCIHSSATRVYFGHERRLAEGEKQAATHVSLDQEYDQDLAAMWCQLEEQLVAAANRGTVPANFQPTQSCLNSQTDNLRHPLAVAEEPIIVEVTFRNPLKVPLALTNLSLLWRFTADGASQSKEKTTEEKAGQVITNEETPAQGKAQKDDIVTTEIIPEFLMGLEETKTARLRLLPHRTGQLNIVGVVYNLAAASSGEMAPSTEGQQTLDFMEVRGKQDLKIRGPRLNQTKEDKMVIRHGLDRRLDPIITPPMPLMEVFFLQFPTALLCGEIRKAYVEFCNVSGVALCGLRVASTHPHFFTFGSQTTTPLTPLSPTSAENCSAYKTLATPRQPGSVATEMLVSAEDFSQPSGVIEIPINGSTLQPGESTQLPLWLRGPDQEGVHEINFLFYYESTEKGLKISHRVLRHTVFICASRSLSVQASACRSSVPPHHSMDDKGSGGTLVFIDVENINTSEAGVREFHIVQVSSSSQHWRLHKCINPAKDKDCKLTSRERAKLCFRATRCKPPQATSAAVEKFTFADLNLGNERIISSSTPCGDFFFRGCRTSEYQRGDGASSRTSSSNKSQGSVPTEDRASDITDIVKKCNELDLNIIVIWKAYVVEDNKQLILEGQLHVALQTIGKEASSLTPKEESQEMVLLKFKSELPTPVALPSAELSQLIKTNLHYPETYTHPFVQNSLCVVPVTLTLSNCSLAQVDVVIDLRHKSSSPESLEVHSSFTWVGQSQYKLQLKPQEVLCLTLRACFLQAGVYNLNTPRVFAKPAEQGVMCETSQQTASPALIIINNA
- the trappc8 gene encoding trafficking protein particle complex subunit 8 isoform X1, with amino-acid sequence MAQCVQSVQEFVQDSFVPMVAVLCSEEAERVTRKNNLNFAELLRPFCRLTSEGHIRDPNNQVQVVKNLRICVNNVVTSPNTASAAFSPAQRRLLNEVVLSCQPQEGAANNVITAGDYDLNFSDNSLKASTPWYSAWRETLLEISTSKHYTATTPWFETYRENFLQSMPASDHEFLNHYLACLLVVSSTEAVPVDQFLKLSQEQHRIQHSGEYTNPKWFIPNTLKYYVLLHDMSEGGEQRADSVYEDMKQRYGHQGCYLLKMNSRTISAEEDEQIPDPWSQYLHRNNLQSQETLDDVAAAVNSAAVENNISAAEVDCQHSTEKEGASNSLDSHPLQLDTASSSGSLHALSTVNADLKKGARDSESQAGGAGSHGACLTLNDHDHIRQFIQEFTFRGLLPHIEKNIRQLNDQLVSRKGLSRSLFTATKKWFGGGKVPEKSISEPKSTFGLLYPPEAPELQIRKMADLCFLVQHYELAYSCYHTAKKDFLSDQAMLYAAGALEMAAVSAFLQAGAPRPYPAHYMDTAIQTYRDVCKNMVLAERCALLSAEILKSQAKYSEAATLLIKMTSEDSDLRSALLLEQAAHCFINMRNPMVRKFAFHMILAGHRFSKAGQRRHALRCYCQAMQVYKERGWSLAEDHINFTIGRQSFTLRQPENAVTAFRQILTNDSRQTATQQGAFLREYLYVYKSVVGGNEDSLPQLPLPCIHSSATRVYFGHERRLAEGEKQAATHVSLDQEYDQDLAAMWCQLEEQLVAAANRGTVPANFQPTQSCLNSQTDNLRHPLAVAEEPIIVEVTFRNPLKVPLALTNLSLLWRFTADGASQSKEKTTEEKAGQVITNEETPAQGKAQKDDIVTTEIIPEFLMGLEETKTARLRLLPHRTGQLNIVGVVYNLAAASSGEMAPSTEGQQTLDFMEVRGKQDLKIRGPRLNQTKEDKMVIRHGLDRRLDPIITPPMPLMEVFFLQFPTALLCGEIRKAYVEFCNVSGVALCGLRVASTHPHFFTFGSQTTTPLTPLSPTSAENCSAYKTLATPRQPGSVATEMLVSAEDFSQPSGVIEIPINGSTLQPGESTQLPLWLRGPDQEGVHEINFLFYYESTEKGLKISHRVLRHTVFICASRSLSVQASACRSSVPPHHSMDDKGSGGTLVFIDVENINTSEAGVREFHIVQVSSSSQHWRLHKCINPAKDKDCKLTSRERAKLCFRATRCKPPQATSAAVEKFTFADLNLGNERIISSSTPCGDFFFRGCRTSEYQRGDGASSRTSSSNKSQGSVPTEDRASDITDIVKKCNELDLNIIVIWKAYVVEDNKQLILEGQLHVALQTIGKEASSLTPKEESQEMVLLKFKSELPTPVALPSAELSQLIKTNLHYPETYTHPFVQNSLCVVPVTLTLSNCSLAQVDVVIDLRHKSSSPESLEVHSSFTWVGQSQYKLQLKPQEVLCLTLRACFLQAGVYNLNTPRVFAKPAEQGVMCETSQQTASPALIIINNA